In a single window of the Piliocolobus tephrosceles isolate RC106 unplaced genomic scaffold, ASM277652v3 unscaffolded_39044, whole genome shotgun sequence genome:
- the LOC111522200 gene encoding LOW QUALITY PROTEIN: protein FAM153A-like (The sequence of the model RefSeq protein was modified relative to this genomic sequence to represent the inferred CDS: inserted 2 bases in 1 codon): protein RQKILKRSSQQNIHVRHALGGSSVLPRPTHSQRQSDKELLEEDVPGQTSSEEASGVHMMRVDPATLVKFVPEHLQEWSSDSEGGPRGCGEILRSSPXKELGDSTITGSHQQTSASPSAASAEAATEKTKVEEEVKTTHPCPCPFILLSFLLSLPLLLPWWKQGEQNRKTSAEERKGSQKASRTLTTGNKQLK from the exons AGACAGAAGATCCTCAAAAGGAGCTCGCAGCAGAACATCCACGTGAGACATGCATTGGGAGGGTCCTCTGTGTTACCAAGGCCGACACATTCACAGAGACAAAGTGACAAGGAACTTCTGGAGGAGGATGTGCCAGGACAGACATCCTCAGAGGAAGCCTCAGGGGTTCACATGATGCGCGTGGACCCAGCCACACTGGTGAAGTTTGTGCCGGAGCATCTGCAGGAGTGGTCCAGTGACAGCGAAGGCGGAcccagaggatgtggagaaatcctCAGGAGTTCCCC AAAGGAACTGGGAGACTCCACCATTACAGGCAGCCATCAGCAGACGTCAGCAAGTCCCTCCGCTGCCTCTGcagaagcagcaacagaaaagacaaaagtgGAAGAGGAAGTGAAAACCACgcatccctgcccctgcccctttATTTTATTGTCCTTTTTATTGTCCCTGCCCCTTCTGCTTCCATGGTGGAAGCAGGGGGAGCAAAACCGAAAAACATCTGCTGAAGAACGGAAAGGAAGTCAAAAAGCAAGCAGGACCCTTACCACAGGTAATAAGCAGCTGAAATGA